caactactttttttttttttggccagtcctaggcggtgaactcagggcctgagcactgtccctggcttcttttttgctcaaggctagcactctgccacttgagccacagcgccacttctggccattttctgtatatgtggtgctgaggaatcgaacccagggcctcatgtatacgaggcaagcacttttgccactaggccatattcccagcccctcaactactTTTTTTGAGAAAGTTCAtaatataacatttttttaaagttgaaaagAGTTTGGGCAAGGGGTCCCCAGGATATGCTGCTTTCCAGGTTGAGGAACGGTAAGTTGACTTGGAATTTGTGTTGAGAACCTGTAGTTCTTAGATTCTTCATAtgctttttgttctctctcttccctctaccTCCACAGCCCTTTTTGACTCTATGCACAGCAACCAGGCCTCCGACAGCCCATTCTCTCCACCCCGTACTCTTCATTCACCTCCCCTGCAACTCCGGCAGCGCTCTGAGAAGCCCCCTTGGTGTAAGTAAACTTTTGTAACTACCTAGGCagagatcgagagagagagagattggtggATGAGAGACTTGTCACATAATGGGAAAGCAAATGAGAGTTAAAAGACGAAGCATTGCCAGTGTGGTCACTTAGGCTAGCAATTCCAATACTCAGgaaacagaagcaggaggatcgtgagttcaaggccagtttgggctaTGTAGTTGTCAGAGTAGGAAGGAGACAAACCAGGAATGACCTCACTCCAGGGAAGAGGAGATCCCAGTGGCGGTGGGAGGTAGGGATACAGGTGAGGCACTAATGAGAGAAAATCCTTCCCTTATCATCCTGCTTCTAGGGAAAGACTGAAATCAGCGTGCCTTTCCTCAGATAGGCCAGAGCAAAGATTCCTATTTCAGCATCATGATTAGCTGTTGTACAATTTTACCGTCTTCCGGCACTCTAATCCACTCCCATATCTTCAGATTGCCCCAGAGTTGCCAGGTCTTTGCCCCTTTTGTGTTTCTCCTGGAGTATATATGAAAAGATTTACACTTCTCCCTCTtcggtttttttttctgattcttggATTTGTGTGAAAGAGATTATTAGCTGGATATGAAGTCAGATggcagattgtgtgtgtgtgtgtgtgtgtgtgtgtgtgtgtgtatgcatatgtgcatgccaatcctgggacttgaactcagggcttgggcatagtccctgagattcttttgcttaaggctagaattctaccacttgagccacagcaccacttctgggttttttggtggctaattgaagataaaaatctcccagacttttcctgcctgggctggctttgaacagatcctcagatctatttcttgagtagctaggattacagagccacCTCTGGTCCTGAAGACAAATTTTATAATAGGAAGACCGAGCTtgcagtttttcattttctttccattttttttccatctaATAATGTCAGACTTTCATTGGGAAACATTTTCTTTGTAGTCTGCCTGTCTATGAAAGAAGCattctctgggggctggggatatagcctagtggcaagagcgcttgcctcgtatacatgaagccctgggttcgattccccagcaccacatatacagaaaatggccagaagtggcgctgtgactcaagtggcagagtgctagccttgagccggaagaagccagggacagtgctcaggccctgagtccaaggcccaggactggcaaaaaaaaaaaaaagaggaagcattCTCTGTGTCTTGAGAACCTGTCAGCCCAaaataatgttcttttctttgtttgaaaCATGCCTCCTCTGTTCCTTGAAAgagtgggaaagggaaaaggaaagggagagagagagagagaaagacacagaggaaaagagagaaattgaAACTCACATATCAATGACTTGCCTTTTCAAGTTTAGCCTTAACTAAAGTATAGCTTTATTTAAGTGTCTATTGTTTCCCATGCATCTATACAGTGTAACCCATCAACCTCACCCCTCTATCCCTCTTCCTTATCCCTCTCccctactctttttttgtttgcttgttttgttttgctgccagttctggggcttgaactcagggcctgagcactgtccctgagcttcttttgttcaaggctaacactctaccacttgagccacagcgccacttcctcctctgaaaacaagttcagttggtttatggttcacttttctgtatttgttttttgttgttgttggggtttttttttgttttgttttgttttttggtttttttttttgccagtcctgggccttggactcagggcctgagcactgtccctggcttctttttgctcaaggctagcactctgccacttgagccacagcaccacctctggccattttctatatatgtggtgctggggaattgaacccagggcttcttgtatacgaggcaagcactcttgccactaggccatattcccagccctatggttCACTTTTCATACATCCTCATTCACCCTTTTCAttgtccttcctcccttctaCTGGCACTCTCCcattgccggtcctggggcttgaactcagggcccggacactgtccctgactctctttgtgctcaaagctagcactctaccacttgaaccacagcgccacttgtggctttttctgtttatgtggtgctgagaaatggaacctagggcttcatgcatactaggcaagcacttcaccactaagccacattcccagcccccaggctagctttgaactaagatcttgTAAGTCTcagcctagaattacaggctgaaACTACTTTGAAAGCTATCTAGTTAACTCACTTGGGCATTTGTTAATTGGATTATGTGTTCTATTAATTTTTCAAGCTTTTTGTATATGTGGGATATTCTTTGTCTGTTAAATAGCTAAAGATTTTCTCCTGATGTGTGGGTTGTCTTTTGGTTCTGATCTTTGTTTCTTGGTAATGTTTAAATAGTTCTGGgaagttaacattttttttttttttggtgccagaccAAGAGTACCTGGCTTATGttttgtacatatatgtgtagtcCTCTGGCACTGTGTTTTCTAAAATCTAGAGGATCTTACCCTTAGGTTAACCTTGTGATGGGTTTCTGGTATAGTCGGTGAAACCCAGGAATCATATGTAAAGATTCACAtaagtattttcaaataattcATGACTTTCACTAGTGCCTCAAAGGGAACagtaaacccccccccccataaagtcTAATTAAGAACTTCTGAGCCGGgggctggcggctcatgcctgtagtcctagctactcaggaagttgagatctgaggattgaagttcaaaaccagccctggcaggaaagtccatgagattcttatctccaattaatcaccaaaaatccagaaggggcactgtggctcaaagtggtagagcactagccttgagcaagaaatcttagcaacagcgcccaggccctgagttcaagccccacaactgacaaagcaAAAATCCCTGCTGTCATTTGGAGATTCCATGGCTGTCTTCTTTCTTCAAATAAACAATTTTATTCCCTAGTCTTCTGACTTGCCAGGTTTTTCTACATTCTGTTCTTTAGTTATCTCTTGGAATACAAATAAGAGAAATACATagattccttttaaaaatgattcCTAACAAAAGGCTTGTATCAGGTTCAAATAAGAgtgtttcggggctgggaatgtggcccagtggtaaagtgcttgcctcgtatatctgtcctcagcatcacatgtagaaaacggccagaagtggcgctgtggcgaagccagggacagtgctcaggccctgagtccacaccccaggactggcaacaaaaacaaaacaaataaacaaataagagtgTTTCAGCAAAATGGTGTTCCCCTCATCCTCTCCTGACCTCTCATCACCCTCACTAAACCTGTAGAATTAGAACCTCTAGAGATGGAAGCtggtaatttgatttttttttaattacaattttGACATATAACCCTAATTATGAAGTGCTTGGCTAACTTGTTCATACACATCAAAGTAGGAATGAGGAGCCATGGGAATCTCAAGTTGGGACAGGAATATATTTgtggaaaataaaaccaaatgaagTATATCTCACTTTCTCCTGAATCTTAGGTGAGCCTTAGAGCTATTCTTCTTGTAATACATTAGGCTAGGGTGAGTTATTGAGTCAGGCAAATTCAAATTCAGGAACCTGCCCAACTCAGAAATAATtgaatctctgtctctctctgtgtctctgtatctgtctctgtctctctgtctcttgtctctctctctctgccaatcttggggcttgaactgaaggcctgagcactgtccctgaacttcttcattttgctcaaggctagcactataccacttgaaccacagcgccacttcaagctttttctgtttatttggcactgaggactcgaacccagggcttcatgcatgctaggcaagcagtctaccactaagccacattcccagcccctataattcaGACTCTTTTCCCTCCAAAACATGAGTAGCACAGATCACCTGTTCTAGCATTTGAAACGTTTGTATAGTCAGTAGCCTATTCTTCCAGCTTGTGTGACTTGGTCTCCTGACTTTGCTTTGCAGATAGTAGTGGCCCTTCCAGCACTGTGTCCAGTGCTGGTCCTTCCTCACCTACTGCAGTGGATGGCAGCTCCCATTTTGGCTTTAATGATCAAATCTCCCTAAATGCACATGTGACTGAAGAAAATCAAGACTTTGGGCTGCTCCAGGAGGCCCCTGGGAATGGAATGCAAGAGTTTTCCATAGAAGGACAGCAAGAGATTTTGGAACCAAACCAGTGCCCTCAGGAGCCACCTGTGGAAATGACccagccagaaaaccagaaagttgCTGAGGAAGTCAGCCAGCTACGCCAGGAAGGCCCAGACATGAGCCTGCCACTGCAGGACTGTGGTCCTGTTGACCACACgtgccagccaggccaggccagccacCTGGACCAGGAAGCCTCTGAGGAAGTTGTCCAGCGTTGCCAGGAAAACCCCGAGGAGGCCAGCCAGCATTGCCAGGAGGTTTCTGTGGGGGTTAGCATGCTGCTCCATGGGTTCCCCATCGCGGGTAGGGCCCTGGAACGTGAAGCCCTTGTGGAAGTTAGCAGGCCCACCCAAGAGATCCTTGAAGAGCTCTGCCAGCCTCACCAGGAGTTTGCCGTGGAAGTGGGCAGGCTGGCCCAGGAGGCTTCTGCAATCAACCTATTGTCTCAAGATTTCCCTGAGGTTAAACCTTCCCGAGTACTCCCTGCAGATATTATTGATCCGCAGGCCCAGGAGGTTCCCGAGGAGGTTAATCAGCAGGCTTGGGTGGTCCCTGAAGTACACGATCAGCTGCCTAGAGAGGATGTTCCCCAAGCCCAGTGTCCGCCTACTGATCCAAAccctcaaagccaggctggagcccATGACCAGCAAGCACCCCTTCCACCAGCAACATGTAATTAATCATTTTTTCACTAGAGATGTCACACTATACCAGCTATTTGAGCCAGCAACCTTTTCTGTTGGCTATGTCACTGGCCAGAGCGAGGCTTTGACTCACACCAGAGGAATCTGACAATGAAGCAGTCCTCTTGGCCTGTGATGTGGCTGTGCTGTCGCTGTGTTTGGGGGTTGAGCCAGTTTCATGTTCCAAGTTGCCATTGGCTCTTCACTTAGCCATTAAACTTGAATAGGGTTTCCTTGGAGTGGGGCTGATCTGCCATTTCCTAACCTACTCTGAGCACCACAGAAATCCTAGATTGTTAAAAGATATGTCACTTAACTGCTGAAGACACCATTGCAGGTGGACAGCAAAGGCAAAGTAGAAGGCTTCAAGGTCTTTACCTTTCTGGGGGACATGTACACAATTTCTCAAGTCCCCTTTAGATGACCTGTGCATTCAGGGGACACTTGTCTTTACTAGCACTCCTCAGGTAAGTCTAAGATGGCCATCTGAAGCATCTACAAAAGTAGAGATCCCTTCCCAAGCGAACACCATTCTTGCCTGCTCATCTTTACACTGGACTTATGAGTGTTTCCATGTCATGTCCAAGTGCCCCTCTGTCCCAGCCCTGGTCTTCTGGAAAGTTGCTCTAGGGATGAATAGGTTGAGTCTATTGCAACTTCAGAGTAACTACTTAAAACTCTCTGGGGTGTGTGAAGCTGGGCCTCCTATTGTTGTGGGGGCAAATTGGCTTAGAAGATGCTATAGAAAAGAGAATCAGGTTCTATTTTAAGCAGTTAGCAGGGATTAATATTGTACAGACACAaagatttaatatatatatatacatatatatgtatatttctgtaGTTTGCCAGGGACAGACTGGCCAAAGACGAAACACTCCAGAGTCCCCAAGAAATGTGTCCTTATATCATGTGTCTTTAGGACCAGGTGTGATTTATGAAGCTTTTCCCAAAGATATGGGGCTGGGAGTGGGGTAAGAGGGTTAATGCAGTCAGTCATTGGAATCAGGGGCCGGAACAttgtaagtgctcaataaacgtGAAATAATGAGAATGACGGTGGTGATGATGTCCTTGTGAATTTAAGAAATGACCATAAAAGTGAGCCAATTGTGGCTGTGACCAAATCAGTCAAAAGCTATTATATCTGAACAGGAATGGGTTATGAAAGTATAGCGATCTGGCATCCTAGAAGGTCCCTACAGCAGTGAGGCCACCATCTCAAATGGTGTTTCTAACATCAATTGCCTCTAGACCTCTTAGGGCCTGTCAACTCCTTACCTCTTTGGTGTTCCCCTGTCAAAGGTATCAGATGCTTTTAGTAGTCCTTAGCTCTTTAACTCATGGAATGTAggtccttttccctttcccaggAGGGTTCTGCCTCTCTTCCATTTTCTAAACCAAAGGAACATTCCCGCCCTAGGCTCACATACTCAGTCATTCTTGCCAatatatatctctatctatctatctatctatcttgctgTCTAtccatctctttctcctttctcctatcATCCACCCTGGCTGTGTTGTCTAGAAAGGAGCCTTCCAAGATAATGACAATGCTGGTTGAAGCAAAGAGGTGGGAGCCAGGGCCCAGCATCTAAGCAATGTGTGGAGTCCGAAAAAGCCTACAGTGCTACACCATTTGCAATGAACTTGGTTTATTGTTAGACTTGGAGGCGGCTCTGTTACAGCAGCTGGGAACTATAGCAGGGAAGTGTAGGGAGGAGCAGAGCACAGCAGCAGCACAGGGAGGGTGGGAGCTAGGGGGAACACAAGGTGGGCTCATTTGGTTTCCCAGTCGCTTGGTGGAGAAGGCAAACCCTGATGTCTTATCAGCGTCTGGGTTTCTCAGTCCAGCAGTCGTCTGGGCGGGGCTGCTCACTGGCTCGCTTGGGGCCAGGGCCTCTCCTGGAGTGGTATTTCCAGCATCTTTTTCACTTTGCTCGGTAGGAGTTAAGCTGTAGCTCAGCTtcatctccctctttccttcctccctctcatttTCCCCAAGTCCTCTGGCCTGGCCTCTGTTTCCCAGATGGTCCATCCGGGAGTTTGGGTTCGCAGAGGCAGCCAGCTTTCCCATTTTAGCTGCAGGATGGCAGAAGGGCATGTTTGGGGGAGTCACACATGGCTAAGGTGTCAAATGTTGGGATGTCAGGCAGTGGCTTATTAACCCATTACACACCAGGCCACAGCAGATGACCACATGCAGAGAAGCCAAGCAGGGGATGAGAAGGGATGGGGATAACTGGAATGGGATGGGCGAAAACTCCAGGAGGTCAGGGAACTGGGAAGAATTCTGGGATTTGGGGCTGGGGCTCTCCTTGCCCTTTTGTGCTGCCCAGTTGGCCTGGTCTGGGCGCGGCTCTGGAATATGAATGGTATGAAGCAAGGGCTGGAAGATTGAACTCCTTTCTCCTCTCACCAGTCTGTTGGTCTAAAGAGCTTCAAGTTTTGGATTGAGACATTCAGATACTTAGGGAAGCAATAGGACAGTGTAGCAGCGGTATACCCCCAGGTCCCTGCTGGAACCTAGGCCCTGGTGGCGGAGGGGATGGGAGATGGAGGAAGGGGTGCAGCTCTGGGCACCTACCTGACAGTCTCCTACCCCCAGATCCCATAATTTATTGGAACTCCTTCCTAGGatgctaaataaataaagataaagggATTCCTGGGGTCAGGGATATGACCTTCCTCCATGAAGAAGGAAGTTGCTCTCTGAGACCCATCCTCACGTCTCATCCAGTGCCAACATTTGGCAGTGCTAGGAGAGGGTATCACTCCAGGGTTCTCAGGCATCAGATTACCTCCTATCTGAGTTTTATACCCTCCCCCCTATCTTATCCCTGTTACCTTTGATTTTCAGACCCTTCAGGAATAGATGGGGGAAGAGGAGCAACAATACCTCCCATTTAGCCCAGCCCAAATCCCCATAAgacatcattcccctccccaacCTCTCTTTTCCCTCAACCCCAAAGGACTCAGCAGTAGCCATTCTCTAAAAGGAGCTGGGGGAGCGGATCCTCGGGGAAGggaagttggttctttcagaactCAATCTTGCAGGCTGGGAAGGACTCATCCTGCATGACCACAGTGCTGCTGCTAGCCAGGACCAGGACGTTcagttgctgctgctgctcatGAGTCTGCTGGTACCATTCACGAGTCACCTCTGTGTCATGAGTGGGGATCAGAGTCACCTAGGAGGGAGACAAGACAGGCCTACATGAGAacatgaagggaagggaagtaggGCAGGGGGCCACCCGATGCACTCAGGAATAGCCCTGCGGACCCCAGAAAAGAGCCCCCGTCTTTTTATAGTTATGGGCTTTGTTCCACTATTGGCTCTCAAGAGAGCTTTGACacaaatccttccttcctttagcaTCTCTTGCTACTCACCTGAAGATTCTCCCCCCATTGGGCTTTGCCCTCCAGCAGGGCATCTAGCACAGCCCGGCTTGGCTCGCCATTGGCAGGGTCATTCCCACTGACCACGTAATAGGATGCACGCACTCGACGGAAGAAATCAAGGTCAGCAGTCTTGCCACTGCAATGATTCGGGATATAGGCAAGATCCACATAGACAGGGGGGCCCGAGCCACCCTTGGAACCCAAGGTCACTGTGGAAACAAACCAGGATGcattgtaaaggaaaaaaaataccggTGGcaacacccccgccccccaacccaCTGCCAGTCTTTCACCAGTCCACATCCAGCCCTCAACCTACAATCTCTTGATAGACTTACTCTGCCCAGCCTTCAGTCCGTTGACTAGGCCTTTGGACATGGGGCTGTGTCCATCCTTTTCCTCTGCTGGGGTGACCTGGCTTGTGGTGCTGCGCTGTCGGGGTGGGGCCCGGGAGGCTCGATCTGTAGGCCCTTTACCGGGAGTGGGTGAACGTTTTCCCCGAAGATCCAGACGGCGCGCAGGAGATGCCGGCTTGGCCCGGCCTGGGGCCCTACGCCCTACTCGCCCCTGTACCTTCTCCTTTTCCCGTAGCCTCTCTACCCTCCCCGATTCCGAGCTGAGCCCCTCAGGATCGGCCATGCACACATCAGGGCGGGGAGGGGATGGGCGGGGATCTGGCTGGGGAACAGGGGGTGGGTCGTGGCCAGGTCTGGGATGGTGAGTTCCAGTGACCCCCCCAGCTTTGTCCACGGGCAAGAAGTCCCCATCTTCGTCTGAGTCGAGGGGTGCCTCGGCCGTGATGGACGGACACTCCTCCGTTTCTGGGGGGACATCAGAATCTGACTGTGAGGAGCCCGAGTCGCTGGCTGATGTGGGGGGTGTCTCATCAGCCACGGGGCATGGCCCTCCTGTGGCCCCTGGGCCCCCTGCCCGGCGCCGCCCCCCTCTTCCTACCAGCCGCGTCTCTTCCGTGGAGAGGTCACTGTCGTCTGTGGATGGGGGCAGAGGCGGGTTCAGGAAGGACGGGGAAAGCTCCCCACGGTGGGGCCGGGGCTCGGCAGCACATCCCTGGGGCCCAGGCCCCACGTCGGGGGAGAGGCTGCGCGGGGGGCCACCCGAGGTGGTGGGGCCGCCGGGACACGGCGGCTGCTCAGAGAGCAGCGTGTCGGGCCGGGAGCGCCGCTCAGCTCCCTCGGGCCAGGCCCCTCGTTCCCAGGCGGGGCAGGCCGTCGTCTCTGCCCTCTCCTTCTCCACCATGGCAGGGCCTGGGGGGTGAGGGCTGGCTTCCCTCGGGCCATTGGCCGCACAGTCCCCGGAGGGGCCCTGGGAGGGGCCTGGCTTCTTGGTGGCTTCCCCTGGGCACTCCAGGCGGCAGGGCAGGGTGCTGTCATCCATGTCTGCAGGCAGacctggggccggggccggggccgagtCCAGCGAAGGTGGAGGTGCTGGGCTCAGAGGAGTGAGGTCCCAGAGGCTGTGGGTGGACGGTTCCATTCCTGGGCCCAGCTCTCCGGATCCCCGTTGGGTGGCCCCCGGGCCTGGAGGGAAACGCTCAGCCACGCTGGAAACCACGGGGGTGGTGGCCTCCGATGACGAGCCTTCCGACAGGGCTGGCGAGGCGGGCCGCGGCAGACTGGAAAGGAGCGGGGCCCCGGGAGAGCTGGGGGATGGGAGCTGGGGCAGGGAGGAGTCCAGGCTTGGGGCCTTGGTCACTTCTAGGTACTCATCATGCCGAGCTCTAGTCGGGGGTCctggagccagagccagagctcgGTCCCCAGAGAAAGCCAGGGAGCCACAGGGTGCCGAGCGGGGTTCGGCTGGGGAGGGCAGCTGCGGGGGAGCGGGCTGCAAGGAGGAGAAGCCAAAGGCGGAAGCAGGGAAGTCCAGGCTGGGCCGGGGAGGACCCAGGGGTGAGTCTGAGGGAGGGCTGGTGTGCGCCTTGGTTTCCGGCCAGAGCGCTGGGGGACCcgcaggggtggggtgagggggactTGGGGACTGAACCTCTTTCTCTGGCTGTTCCCGAGCCCCCTTCTCCAGCTCCGAGTCGCTAGTGCCGTCATCCCAGTGACCCCGGCCTGATTCTTTGGGGGATGGGGTCCTCCTATCGGGGCTGCGGCTCAGAATGTTACCATTCAGAGGAGGGGGGCTTTGGCCTTTGCCCAGCGGAATGGGAGCGCGGGGAGGAATGGCAGGTGGGGTGAGGCTGGGCTCCCTGCTCGGCCCGGGCTCCAGCTCCTGCCTGGGAGGTGCGGCGGGCCCCGCCAGGGCTGCGTAGCTGAAGGCTGGCGGCTCGGATGGGAGGCTCCTGGGTGAGGCGGGAGAGGACAGCTCCTTCTCTGCGGGCGCGTTCCAGCCGGCAGCCTCCTCCTTGGTGGAGAGGCGCGGGGGCCAGTCCCCAGCGGCGCCCAGGGGCGGCTCCCGAGTGGGGCAGGCAGGGCCCAGCCCAGTCAGCATCATCTGCTCGTAGATGTCGGCGTACTGAAAGCTCCTCTCGTCGGGGTAGGGCGTGGGCTCTCTCTGCTCGGGCTCGGGCTGTTCGGCATCCCTGGTGGTGGCGGGGCTCTCGCTGGCCTCGGGGACTTTGGAGCCATACGGGTTGATGCCTGGATCCACAGGAGCCGGCCCGCTTTCTCCGTCCCTTTCCCCTTCAGCCTTGCGGTAGTCCTTCCCCAGCGGGGAGTAGGGGCCCCCCTCCAGCTCCGCCGCCCCCTCCTGCACCGCAGCCACCACACTGTCATATTCAGCCATGCCCCAGGAGAAGGGCGCGGGAGCACGTGGCTCCGGAGCAGGTGTGgggggagctggagctggagagaGGGGTGCGGGGGGCAGAGGTCTATCCTTAGGCACCCAGGGTGGGATTTCGGCCAGCCACGAGGGGGTGGTGGGTTCGTTCCTCGTGGGTGGCAAGGGCTTCGTCTCTGGGACGGGGCTCTCTTGTCCCAGGGCGGGAGGAACCCTCTGTCCAACCGTCTCAGGTGGGGAGGTCAGAGGGGAGATGATCTCAAAGGGAGAAGGTGTCATTTTGTCCTCTTCCTCGGGTGGCAGCTCGACTGGCGACTCGGCAAGCCAGCGCTGCACCTCGAGCCCCTTCTGCGGCGGGATCTCCTGGAAGTCCTTGAAGTCCGAGGCCCAAGGGCTCTGGGGGGCGTGCTGCGCTCGGTGCCCTTCTTGTTCGTCCGCCCCTTCGTCGAGGAAGGTGCTCTCGCGCTCCTTGGTGTACCGTGGGCTGCCCGCCTGGCCGTCCAGCTCGTGGGGAAACCAGACCTTCCTCTCGCAGCTCAGCTCTCGCCAGTATGCGTCCTGGTCCACGGCCACGTCTCTGTCCTGCCAATACCTGACCTCCTGCTCAGCAGATGTGCCTTCCCACGACGGGACGGGCTCTTTCTGCTCTCCAACGGGATGCCCTCTGGTTGGGGTTGTTTCTCGCCACCCCTGGAGCACATCTGGCTCCGTCTGGTACTTTTCTTCCTGTCCATGTGCCTTGCCTTCCTGCACTGGGCTCTTTTCCATCATCAGAGCTTTGGTTTTCTCCAGAACAGCATCTTCTTTTGGCCCCACAGCCTTGGCCTTTTCTGGAGATTTCTCCTCTAGGATTGCCCCCTCTGGCTTCATGGGTTTATCTTCCTGCACAAAGCTCTCCTGCCCCTGAGTTTTGTCCTTCTCCAGAGCCTTGTCTTTCTGTCCGACAGTCTTATTTTCTTGTTCCAGGACTTTATCCTCTCCTAAGGCCCAATATTTTTGTTCTAAGACCTGATCTTTCTTTTCTAAGACTTCATCCCTCTGTTCCTGGACCTTGTCTTTCTGTTCCAGGGTTCTGTCTGGCTGTTCTAGAGCCTCACCTTTTAATTCAAGGACCTTCTCCACTAGAGCCTTGTCCTTAGGTTCAAAGTCTTGCACCTTTTGTTCTAAGGCTTTATCTTTCAGTTCTAGCATCTGATCTTTCTGTTCTAGCATCTGATCTTTCTGTTCTAGCATCTGGTCTTTTTGTTCTGaatctctgtgtttctctccttTGTCTTTTGGTCCAAGGGCCTGGTCCTGTTTCGGGGCTGTGTCCTTTTGTGCTACAACCTTGTCTTTCTCTTCTAGGAACTTGTCCTTCTGCTCTGAGGCCTTGTCTCTTTGTGCTAGGTCTTTTGATTCCAGAGGCTTATCCTTCTGCTCTAAAACCGCCGCCTGTTGGTCTGCGTCTCTGTCTTTTTGTTCTAAAGTCTTATCCTGCTGTCCCACAACCTTGATTTTTTCTT
This genomic stretch from Perognathus longimembris pacificus isolate PPM17 chromosome 23, ASM2315922v1, whole genome shotgun sequence harbors:
- the Map1a gene encoding microtubule-associated protein 1A isoform X2, translating into MLPTMDGVAEFSEYVSETVDVPSPFDLLEPPTSGGFLKLSKPCCYIFPGGRGDSALFAVNGFNILVDGGSDRKSCFWKLVRHLDRIDSVLLTHIGADNLPGINGLLQRKVAELEEEQSQGSSSYSDWVKNLISPELGVVFFNVPDKLRLPDASRKAKRSIEEACLTLQHLNRLGIQAEPLYRVVSNTIEPLTLFHKMGVGRLDMYVLNPVKDSKEMQFLMQKWAGNSKAKTGIVLANGKEAEISVPYLTSITALVVWLPANPTEKIVRVLFPGNAPQNKILEGLEKLRHLDFLRYPVATQKDLAAGAVPANLKPSKIKQRADSKESLKAAPKAAVSKLAKREEVAEEGAKEARSELAKELARTEKRAKEPSEKPPDKPARPERARTESSEALKAEKRKLIKDKVGKKHLKEKISKLDEKKDKEKKEIKKERKELKKDEGKKEEKKDAKKEEKRKDTKPEIKKISKPDLKPFTPEVRKTLYKAKAPGRMKVDKSRVSRGEKELSSEPRTPPAQKGAAPLPTVSGHREPALSSPEDLTQDFEEMKREEAEQRDTGLGEKSLPTGTTAGEPPSPAVQGTQPTVPEEQVSKGKEVTPDIPEKQGSKDKGPDPGAETEEEKDTWEEKKPTETEMLPDKAEAREESEPEVKEDVIEKAEVEEMEEAHLSEEEEEEETKAENFYQKHMQEALKVIPRGREVLGGRDLGLQGKVPERETSSFLSSLAAPAGATEHVSYIQDETIPGYSETEQTISDEEIHDEPEERPAPSRFPPNMYDLPGPEGPGPSEASQPPPSAVPAASSKGYGAPEAELTYPPNMVAAPLAEEEHVSSATSITECNKLSSFATSVAEDQSVASLTAPQTEETGKSSLLLDTVTSIPSSRTEATQGLDYVPSAGTISPTSSLEEDKGFKSPPCEDFSVTGESEKRGEARGRRLTGERAVGEEEERANVEIAGTPVFGTPGQTLHPGEAAIGEAEERCLSPDDSTVKMASPPPSGPPSATHTPFHQSPVEDKSEPQDFQEDSWGDTKPTPGAGKEDAAKGTVKPEPEEGTLEEERAPPPRSPPAQGTPVGIAEGHTGCTIQLLPEQNRAIVFETVEAATGLLDPILGTEALPSELRTPLQEPGEPQKDEALQFHDRSLSPEDAESLSVLSVVSPDTAKQEATPRSPYGLTGHKGLWPEASPEDTQSLSLSEESPSKETSLDISSKQLSPESLGTLQFGELSLGKEEKGPLMQAEDTSHFQAPASIPEPQAATMSPPADGTTRYTTQAGITDESPDGKLHAGSFSPSALSGDGNHSPGAITSPGEHILTSHSSFTKSPESLSCPAMEGIAVEWEGETPGLKDKKPEQKDKEPESKGGVPQQKDHLLQPKGVVEQEDMATSQKDEVLEEKIKVVGQQDKTLEQKDRDADQQAAVLEQKDKPLESKDLAQRDKASEQKDKFLEEKDKVVAQKDTAPKQDQALGPKDKGEKHRDSEQKDQMLEQKDQMLEQKDQMLELKDKALEQKVQDFEPKDKALVEKVLELKGEALEQPDRTLEQKDKVQEQRDEVLEKKDQVLEQKYWALGEDKVLEQENKTVGQKDKALEKDKTQGQESFVQEDKPMKPEGAILEEKSPEKAKAVGPKEDAVLEKTKALMMEKSPVQEGKAHGQEEKYQTEPDVLQGWRETTPTRGHPVGEQKEPVPSWEGTSAEQEVRYWQDRDVAVDQDAYWRELSCERKVWFPHELDGQAGSPRYTKERESTFLDEGADEQEGHRAQHAPQSPWASDFKDFQEIPPQKGLEVQRWLAESPVELPPEEEDKMTPSPFEIISPLTSPPETVGQRVPPALGQESPVPETKPLPPTRNEPTTPSWLAEIPPWVPKDRPLPPAPLSPAPAPPTPAPEPRAPAPFSWGMAEYDSVVAAVQEGAAELEGGPYSPLGKDYRKAEGERDGESGPAPVDPGINPYGSKVPEASESPATTRDAEQPEPEQREPTPYPDERSFQYADIYEQMMLTGLGPACPTREPPLGAAGDWPPRLSTKEEAAGWNAPAEKELSSPASPRSLPSEPPAFSYAALAGPAAPPRQELEPGPSREPSLTPPAIPPRAPIPLGKGQSPPPLNGNILSRSPDRRTPSPKESGRGHWDDGTSDSELEKGAREQPEKEVQSPSPPHPTPAGPPALWPETKAHTSPPSDSPLGPPRPSLDFPASAFGFSSLQPAPPQLPSPAEPRSAPCGSLAFSGDRALALAPGPPTRARHDEYLEVTKAPSLDSSLPQLPSPSSPGAPLLSSLPRPASPALSEGSSSEATTPVVSSVAERFPPGPGATQRGSGELGPGMEPSTHSLWDLTPLSPAPPPSLDSAPAPAPGLPADMDDSTLPCRLECPGEATKKPGPSQGPSGDCAANGPREASPHPPGPAMVEKERAETTACPAWERGAWPEGAERRSRPDTLLSEQPPCPGGPTTSGGPPRSLSPDVGPGPQGCAAEPRPHRGELSPSFLNPPLPPSTDDSDLSTEETRLVGRGGRRRAGGPGATGGPCPVADETPPTSASDSGSSQSDSDVPPETEECPSITAEAPLDSDEDGDFLPVDKAGGVTGTHHPRPGHDPPPVPQPDPRPSPPRPDVCMADPEGLSSESGRVERLREKEKVQGRVGRRAPGRAKPASPARRLDLRGKRSPTPGKGPTDRASRAPPRQRSTTSQVTPAEEKDGHSPMSKGLVNGLKAGQMTLGSKGGSGPPVYVDLAYIPNHCSGKTADLDFFRRVRASYYVVSGNDPANGEPSRAVLDALLEGKAQWGENLQVTLIPTHDTEVTREWYQQTHEQQQQLNVLVLASSSTVVMQDESFPACKIEF